From Triticum urartu cultivar G1812 chromosome 2, Tu2.1, whole genome shotgun sequence, a single genomic window includes:
- the LOC125540593 gene encoding cytosolic sulfotransferase 5-like, translating to MSSSSLCTLQESGAKINQELYHKFTNMVSSFPCSPALTRHPLYRHDSGWYAPLAPMVSTMVADACFSARPSDIVIATMPKSGTTWIKAMLYSTVHRREHPADGPDHPLNSLGPHECVKLLEYQLYIRNRIPNLDGLPDPRLFAAHAPLVSLPRSVLTMGCKIVYVCRDPKDALISHWNFVNKFRARDGLEALSVETAADFFCDGVTLFGPYWDHVLGYWRAHQAHPQKVLFFRYEEMIGDPAAHVRKLAQFVGRPFCMEEEEAGAVEAIVRLCSFEHMTGLDVAKHGKTELVVSMAENSWFFRRGQVGDWENYLSRETAGRIDAITEARFKGSGLRV from the coding sequence atgtcttcttcctccttgtgcACGCTGCAAGAAAGCGGTGCCAAAATCAACCAGGAGCTCTACCACAAGTTCACCAACATGGTGTCCTCCTTTCCGTGCTCCCCGGCTCTCACCAGGCACCCGCTCTACCGCCATGACAGTGGCTGGTATGCCCCCCTGGCACCAATGGTCTCCACAATGGTCGCAGACGCATGCTTCTCGGCGCGTCCCTCGGACATCGTCATTGCCACAATGCCGAAGTCCGGCACAACGTGGATAAAAGCAATGCTTTACTCCACGGTGCACAGAAGGGAGCACCCCGCAGACGGCCCCGACCACCCGCTCAACTCACTCGGCCCACATGAGTGCGTCAAGCTCCTGGAGTACCAGCTCTACATACGGAACAGGATCCCGAACCTCGACGGGCTTCCTGACCCTAGGCTCTTCGCTGCGCATGCCCCGTTGGTGTCGCTGCCAAGGTCTGtcctgacgatgggctgcaaaaTCGTGTACGTGTGCCGTGACCCCAAGGACGCCTTGATCTCACACTGGAACTTCGTGAACAAGTTCAGGGCCAGGGACGGGTTGGAGGCGCTCTCAGTTGAGACCGCCGCCGATTTTTTCTGTGATGGTGTGACGTTGTTCGGGCCGTACTGGGACCATGTCCTCGGATACTGGCGGGCTCATCAGGCGCACCCTCAGAAGGTTCTCTTCTTCAGGTACGAAGAGATGATTGGGGACCCTGCGGCACACGTGCGGAAGCTGGCGCAATTCGTTGGCCGCCCGTTCTGCATGGAGGAGGAAGAGGCTGGCGCGGTAGAAGCCATCGTAAGGTTGTGCTCGTTTGAGCACATGACTGGGCTCGACGTGGCCAAGCATGGCAAGACAGAGCTCGTTGTCAGCATGGCGGAGAATAGTTGGTTCTTCCGGCGTGGCCAGGTTGGGGACTGGGAGAACTATCTGTCGCGAGAGACGGCAGGGAGGATAGACGCCATTACCGAGGCCAGGTTCAAGGGTTCTGGCCTCCGTGTATAG